A section of the Saccopteryx leptura isolate mSacLep1 chromosome 4, mSacLep1_pri_phased_curated, whole genome shotgun sequence genome encodes:
- the KREMEN2 gene encoding kremen protein 2 isoform X7, which yields MGTRAPQSLLLLLLFLPMLPPRGASAGSLHSPGLSECFQVNGADYRGQQNRTGPRGAGRPCLFWDQTQQHSYSSARDPQGRWGLGAHNFCRNPDGDVQPWCYVAETEEGIYWRYCDIPTCHMPGYLGCFVDSGAPPALSGPSGTSTKLTVQVCLRFCRMKGYQLAGVEAGYACFCGSESDLTRGRPAPATDCDQICFGHPGQLCGGDGRLGVYEVSVGSCQGNWTAPQGVIYSPDFPDEYGPDQNCSWALGPPGAALELTFRLFELADPRDRLELRDASSGSLLRAFDGARPPPPGTLRLSAAALLLTFRSDERGHAQGFALTYRGVQDPAENPVMPEGSAQTPAALPDGTNVSCSPRPGAPEAAMGARVFSTVMAISVLLLLLLLLLLLLSLLRQRCARWGKELSAGSGKRVPGVEAFPGLQEKLGRVVPPSPRGGTALLPRRHPGRESSLELPPPERLQSEFPAFAHLCSLSRDLKGPLDPPSVGWTSVMPHSTMASTF from the exons ATGGGGACACGAGCCCCGCAGagccttctccttcttctcctcttcctcccgaTGCTGCCACCACGAGGGGCCTCCGCGGGGAGCCTGCATAGCCCAG GCCTGTCTGAGTGCTTCCAGGTGAACGGCGCAGACTACCGCGGCCAGCAGAACCGCACGGGCCCGCGCGGGGCGGGCCGCCCTTGTCTCTTCTGGGACCAGACGCAGCAGCACAGCTACAGCAGCGCCAGAGACCCCCAGGGTCGCTGGGGGCTGGGAGCGCACAACTTCTGCCG AAACCCAGATGGTGATGTGCAGCCATGGTGCTACGTGGCCGAGACGGAGGAGGGCATCTACTGGCGCTACTGCGACATCCCCACGTGTCACA tgcccgggtacCTCGGCTGCTTCGTGGACTCGGGGGCACCCCCGGCCCTCAGCGGCCCCAGTGGCACCTCAACGAAGCTCACGGTCCAGGTGTGCCTTCGCTTCTGCCGCATGAAAGGCTACCAG CTGGCTGGCGTGGAAGCTGGGTACGCTTGCTTCTGTGGCTCTGAAAGCGACCTGACACGGGGACGCCCGGCGCCGGCCACGGACTGTGACCAGATCTGCTTCGGCCACCCGGGCCAACTGTGCGGTGGCGATGGGCGCCTGGGCGTCTACGAGG TGTCCGTGGGCTCCTGTCAGGGGAACTGGACCGCACCTCAGGGTGTCATCTATTCCCCGGACTTCCCGGACGAATACGGGCCGGACCAGAATTGCAGCTGGGCGCTTGGCCCGCCGGGCGCCGCGCTGGAGCTCACCTTCCGCCTCTTCGAGCTGGCTGACCCACGCGACAGGCTGGAGCTGCGCGACGCGTCCTCCGGCAGCCTGCTCCGTGCCTTCGACGGCGCCCGCCCGCCGCCGCCTGGGACCTTGCGCCTGAGCGCCGCTGCGCTGCTGCTCACCTTCCGCAGCGATGAGCGTGGCCACGCGCAGGGCTTTGCGCTCACCTACCGCG GCGTGCAGGACCCTGCAGAGAACCCGGTGATGCCCGAGGGCTCCGCCCAGACCCCTGCAGCTCTCCCCGACGGGACCAATGTGAGCTGCAGCCCCCGGCCTGGGGCTCCAGAGGCCGCGATGGGGG CCCGGGTCTTCTCGACAGTGATGGCCATctcagtgctgctgctgctgctactgctgctgctgctgctgctgtcgcTGCTGCGCCAACGGTGCGCTCGCTGGGGCAAG GAGCTGTCTGCTGGCTCCGGGAAAAGGGTCCCCGGCGTTGAGGCCttcccagggctccaggagaAGCTGGGCCGTGTGGTACCGCCGTCCCCGAGGGGTGGCACTGCCCTGCTCCCCCGAAGACACCCAGGCCGAGAGTCTAGCCTCGAGTTACCGCCCCCTGAGCGCCTCCAGTCAGAGTTCCCTGCGTTCGCTCATCTCTGTTCTCTGAGTCGGGACCTCAAGGGTCCACTGGATCCTCCATCAGTGGGATGGACATCTGTTATGCCGCATTCTACCATGGCTTCCACTTTTTAA
- the KREMEN2 gene encoding kremen protein 2 isoform X5 — protein MGTRAPQSLLLLLLFLPMLPPRGASAGSLHSPGLSECFQVNGADYRGQQNRTGPRGAGRPCLFWDQTQQHSYSSARDPQGRWGLGAHNFCRNPDGDVQPWCYVAETEEGIYWRYCDIPTCHMPGYLGCFVDSGAPPALSGPSGTSTKLTVQVCLRFCRMKGYQLAGVEAGYACFCGSESDLTRGRPAPATDCDQICFGHPGQLCGGDGRLGVYEVSVGSCQGNWTAPQGVIYSPDFPDEYGPDQNCSWALGPPGAALELTFRLFELADPRDRLELRDASSGSLLRAFDGARPPPPGTLRLSAAALLLTFRSDERGHAQGFALTYRARVFSTVMAISVLLLLLLLLLLLLSLLRQRSCLLAPGKGSPALRPSQGSRRSWAVWYRRPRGVALPCSPEDTQAESLASSYRPLSASSQSSLRSLISVL, from the exons ATGGGGACACGAGCCCCGCAGagccttctccttcttctcctcttcctcccgaTGCTGCCACCACGAGGGGCCTCCGCGGGGAGCCTGCATAGCCCAG GCCTGTCTGAGTGCTTCCAGGTGAACGGCGCAGACTACCGCGGCCAGCAGAACCGCACGGGCCCGCGCGGGGCGGGCCGCCCTTGTCTCTTCTGGGACCAGACGCAGCAGCACAGCTACAGCAGCGCCAGAGACCCCCAGGGTCGCTGGGGGCTGGGAGCGCACAACTTCTGCCG AAACCCAGATGGTGATGTGCAGCCATGGTGCTACGTGGCCGAGACGGAGGAGGGCATCTACTGGCGCTACTGCGACATCCCCACGTGTCACA tgcccgggtacCTCGGCTGCTTCGTGGACTCGGGGGCACCCCCGGCCCTCAGCGGCCCCAGTGGCACCTCAACGAAGCTCACGGTCCAGGTGTGCCTTCGCTTCTGCCGCATGAAAGGCTACCAG CTGGCTGGCGTGGAAGCTGGGTACGCTTGCTTCTGTGGCTCTGAAAGCGACCTGACACGGGGACGCCCGGCGCCGGCCACGGACTGTGACCAGATCTGCTTCGGCCACCCGGGCCAACTGTGCGGTGGCGATGGGCGCCTGGGCGTCTACGAGG TGTCCGTGGGCTCCTGTCAGGGGAACTGGACCGCACCTCAGGGTGTCATCTATTCCCCGGACTTCCCGGACGAATACGGGCCGGACCAGAATTGCAGCTGGGCGCTTGGCCCGCCGGGCGCCGCGCTGGAGCTCACCTTCCGCCTCTTCGAGCTGGCTGACCCACGCGACAGGCTGGAGCTGCGCGACGCGTCCTCCGGCAGCCTGCTCCGTGCCTTCGACGGCGCCCGCCCGCCGCCGCCTGGGACCTTGCGCCTGAGCGCCGCTGCGCTGCTGCTCACCTTCCGCAGCGATGAGCGTGGCCACGCGCAGGGCTTTGCGCTCACCTACCGCG CCCGGGTCTTCTCGACAGTGATGGCCATctcagtgctgctgctgctgctactgctgctgctgctgctgctgtcgcTGCTGCGCCAACG GAGCTGTCTGCTGGCTCCGGGAAAAGGGTCCCCGGCGTTGAGGCCttcccagggctccaggagaAGCTGGGCCGTGTGGTACCGCCGTCCCCGAGGGGTGGCACTGCCCTGCTCCCCCGAAGACACCCAGGCCGAGAGTCTAGCCTCGAGTTACCGCCCCCTGAGCGCCTCCAGTCAGAGTTCCCTGCGTTCGCTCATCTCTGTTCTCTGA
- the KREMEN2 gene encoding kremen protein 2 isoform X4 yields MGTRAPQSLLLLLLFLPMLPPRGASAGSLHSPGLSECFQVNGADYRGQQNRTGPRGAGRPCLFWDQTQQHSYSSARDPQGRWGLGAHNFCRNPDGDVQPWCYVAETEEGIYWRYCDIPTCHMPGYLGCFVDSGAPPALSGPSGTSTKLTVQVCLRFCRMKGYQLAGVEAGYACFCGSESDLTRGRPAPATDCDQICFGHPGQLCGGDGRLGVYEVSVGSCQGNWTAPQGVIYSPDFPDEYGPDQNCSWALGPPGAALELTFRLFELADPRDRLELRDASSGSLLRAFDGARPPPPGTLRLSAAALLLTFRSDERGHAQGFALTYRGPCREPGDARGLRPDPCSSPRRDQSRVFSTVMAISVLLLLLLLLLLLLSLLRQRSCLLAPGKGSPALRPSQGSRRSWAVWYRRPRGVALPCSPEDTQAESLASSYRPLSASSQSSLRSLISVL; encoded by the exons ATGGGGACACGAGCCCCGCAGagccttctccttcttctcctcttcctcccgaTGCTGCCACCACGAGGGGCCTCCGCGGGGAGCCTGCATAGCCCAG GCCTGTCTGAGTGCTTCCAGGTGAACGGCGCAGACTACCGCGGCCAGCAGAACCGCACGGGCCCGCGCGGGGCGGGCCGCCCTTGTCTCTTCTGGGACCAGACGCAGCAGCACAGCTACAGCAGCGCCAGAGACCCCCAGGGTCGCTGGGGGCTGGGAGCGCACAACTTCTGCCG AAACCCAGATGGTGATGTGCAGCCATGGTGCTACGTGGCCGAGACGGAGGAGGGCATCTACTGGCGCTACTGCGACATCCCCACGTGTCACA tgcccgggtacCTCGGCTGCTTCGTGGACTCGGGGGCACCCCCGGCCCTCAGCGGCCCCAGTGGCACCTCAACGAAGCTCACGGTCCAGGTGTGCCTTCGCTTCTGCCGCATGAAAGGCTACCAG CTGGCTGGCGTGGAAGCTGGGTACGCTTGCTTCTGTGGCTCTGAAAGCGACCTGACACGGGGACGCCCGGCGCCGGCCACGGACTGTGACCAGATCTGCTTCGGCCACCCGGGCCAACTGTGCGGTGGCGATGGGCGCCTGGGCGTCTACGAGG TGTCCGTGGGCTCCTGTCAGGGGAACTGGACCGCACCTCAGGGTGTCATCTATTCCCCGGACTTCCCGGACGAATACGGGCCGGACCAGAATTGCAGCTGGGCGCTTGGCCCGCCGGGCGCCGCGCTGGAGCTCACCTTCCGCCTCTTCGAGCTGGCTGACCCACGCGACAGGCTGGAGCTGCGCGACGCGTCCTCCGGCAGCCTGCTCCGTGCCTTCGACGGCGCCCGCCCGCCGCCGCCTGGGACCTTGCGCCTGAGCGCCGCTGCGCTGCTGCTCACCTTCCGCAGCGATGAGCGTGGCCACGCGCAGGGCTTTGCGCTCACCTACCGCG GACCCTGCAGAGAACCCGGTGATGCCCGAGGGCTCCGCCCAGACCCCTGCAGCTCTCCCCGACGGGACCAAT CCCGGGTCTTCTCGACAGTGATGGCCATctcagtgctgctgctgctgctactgctgctgctgctgctgctgtcgcTGCTGCGCCAACG GAGCTGTCTGCTGGCTCCGGGAAAAGGGTCCCCGGCGTTGAGGCCttcccagggctccaggagaAGCTGGGCCGTGTGGTACCGCCGTCCCCGAGGGGTGGCACTGCCCTGCTCCCCCGAAGACACCCAGGCCGAGAGTCTAGCCTCGAGTTACCGCCCCCTGAGCGCCTCCAGTCAGAGTTCCCTGCGTTCGCTCATCTCTGTTCTCTGA
- the KREMEN2 gene encoding kremen protein 2 isoform X8: MGTRAPQSLLLLLLFLPMLPPRGASAGSLHSPGLSECFQVNGADYRGQQNRTGPRGAGRPCLFWDQTQQHSYSSARDPQGRWGLGAHNFCRNPDGDVQPWCYVAETEEGIYWRYCDIPTCHMPGYLGCFVDSGAPPALSGPSGTSTKLTVQVCLRFCRMKGYQLAGVEAGYACFCGSESDLTRGRPAPATDCDQICFGHPGQLCGGDGRLGVYEVSVGSCQGNWTAPQGVIYSPDFPDEYGPDQNCSWALGPPGAALELTFRLFELADPRDRLELRDASSGSLLRAFDGARPPPPGTLRLSAAALLLTFRSDERGHAQGFALTYRGVQDPAENPVMPEGSAQTPAALPDGTNVSCSPRPGAPEAAMGARVFSTVMAISVLLLLLLLLLLLLSLLRQRSCLLAPGKGSPALRPSQGSRRSWAVWYRRPRGVALPCSPEDTQAESLASSYRPLSASSQSSLRSLISVL, translated from the exons ATGGGGACACGAGCCCCGCAGagccttctccttcttctcctcttcctcccgaTGCTGCCACCACGAGGGGCCTCCGCGGGGAGCCTGCATAGCCCAG GCCTGTCTGAGTGCTTCCAGGTGAACGGCGCAGACTACCGCGGCCAGCAGAACCGCACGGGCCCGCGCGGGGCGGGCCGCCCTTGTCTCTTCTGGGACCAGACGCAGCAGCACAGCTACAGCAGCGCCAGAGACCCCCAGGGTCGCTGGGGGCTGGGAGCGCACAACTTCTGCCG AAACCCAGATGGTGATGTGCAGCCATGGTGCTACGTGGCCGAGACGGAGGAGGGCATCTACTGGCGCTACTGCGACATCCCCACGTGTCACA tgcccgggtacCTCGGCTGCTTCGTGGACTCGGGGGCACCCCCGGCCCTCAGCGGCCCCAGTGGCACCTCAACGAAGCTCACGGTCCAGGTGTGCCTTCGCTTCTGCCGCATGAAAGGCTACCAG CTGGCTGGCGTGGAAGCTGGGTACGCTTGCTTCTGTGGCTCTGAAAGCGACCTGACACGGGGACGCCCGGCGCCGGCCACGGACTGTGACCAGATCTGCTTCGGCCACCCGGGCCAACTGTGCGGTGGCGATGGGCGCCTGGGCGTCTACGAGG TGTCCGTGGGCTCCTGTCAGGGGAACTGGACCGCACCTCAGGGTGTCATCTATTCCCCGGACTTCCCGGACGAATACGGGCCGGACCAGAATTGCAGCTGGGCGCTTGGCCCGCCGGGCGCCGCGCTGGAGCTCACCTTCCGCCTCTTCGAGCTGGCTGACCCACGCGACAGGCTGGAGCTGCGCGACGCGTCCTCCGGCAGCCTGCTCCGTGCCTTCGACGGCGCCCGCCCGCCGCCGCCTGGGACCTTGCGCCTGAGCGCCGCTGCGCTGCTGCTCACCTTCCGCAGCGATGAGCGTGGCCACGCGCAGGGCTTTGCGCTCACCTACCGCG GCGTGCAGGACCCTGCAGAGAACCCGGTGATGCCCGAGGGCTCCGCCCAGACCCCTGCAGCTCTCCCCGACGGGACCAATGTGAGCTGCAGCCCCCGGCCTGGGGCTCCAGAGGCCGCGATGGGGG CCCGGGTCTTCTCGACAGTGATGGCCATctcagtgctgctgctgctgctactgctgctgctgctgctgctgtcgcTGCTGCGCCAACG GAGCTGTCTGCTGGCTCCGGGAAAAGGGTCCCCGGCGTTGAGGCCttcccagggctccaggagaAGCTGGGCCGTGTGGTACCGCCGTCCCCGAGGGGTGGCACTGCCCTGCTCCCCCGAAGACACCCAGGCCGAGAGTCTAGCCTCGAGTTACCGCCCCCTGAGCGCCTCCAGTCAGAGTTCCCTGCGTTCGCTCATCTCTGTTCTCTGA
- the KREMEN2 gene encoding kremen protein 2 isoform X2, translating to MGTRAPQSLLLLLLFLPMLPPRGASAGSLHSPGLSECFQVNGADYRGQQNRTGPRGAGRPCLFWDQTQQHSYSSARDPQGRWGLGAHNFCRNPDGDVQPWCYVAETEEGIYWRYCDIPTCHMPGYLGCFVDSGAPPALSGPSGTSTKLTVQVCLRFCRMKGYQLAGVEAGYACFCGSESDLTRGRPAPATDCDQICFGHPGQLCGGDGRLGVYEVSVGSCQGNWTAPQGVIYSPDFPDEYGPDQNCSWALGPPGAALELTFRLFELADPRDRLELRDASSGSLLRAFDGARPPPPGTLRLSAAALLLTFRSDERGHAQGFALTYRGPCREPGDARGLRPDPCSSPRRDQSRVFSTVMAISVLLLLLLLLLLLLSLLRQRCARWGKELSAGSGKRVPGVEAFPGLQEKLGRVVPPSPRGGTALLPRRHPGRESSLELPPPERLQSEFPAFAHLCSLSRDLKGPLDPPSVGWTSVMPHSTMASTF from the exons ATGGGGACACGAGCCCCGCAGagccttctccttcttctcctcttcctcccgaTGCTGCCACCACGAGGGGCCTCCGCGGGGAGCCTGCATAGCCCAG GCCTGTCTGAGTGCTTCCAGGTGAACGGCGCAGACTACCGCGGCCAGCAGAACCGCACGGGCCCGCGCGGGGCGGGCCGCCCTTGTCTCTTCTGGGACCAGACGCAGCAGCACAGCTACAGCAGCGCCAGAGACCCCCAGGGTCGCTGGGGGCTGGGAGCGCACAACTTCTGCCG AAACCCAGATGGTGATGTGCAGCCATGGTGCTACGTGGCCGAGACGGAGGAGGGCATCTACTGGCGCTACTGCGACATCCCCACGTGTCACA tgcccgggtacCTCGGCTGCTTCGTGGACTCGGGGGCACCCCCGGCCCTCAGCGGCCCCAGTGGCACCTCAACGAAGCTCACGGTCCAGGTGTGCCTTCGCTTCTGCCGCATGAAAGGCTACCAG CTGGCTGGCGTGGAAGCTGGGTACGCTTGCTTCTGTGGCTCTGAAAGCGACCTGACACGGGGACGCCCGGCGCCGGCCACGGACTGTGACCAGATCTGCTTCGGCCACCCGGGCCAACTGTGCGGTGGCGATGGGCGCCTGGGCGTCTACGAGG TGTCCGTGGGCTCCTGTCAGGGGAACTGGACCGCACCTCAGGGTGTCATCTATTCCCCGGACTTCCCGGACGAATACGGGCCGGACCAGAATTGCAGCTGGGCGCTTGGCCCGCCGGGCGCCGCGCTGGAGCTCACCTTCCGCCTCTTCGAGCTGGCTGACCCACGCGACAGGCTGGAGCTGCGCGACGCGTCCTCCGGCAGCCTGCTCCGTGCCTTCGACGGCGCCCGCCCGCCGCCGCCTGGGACCTTGCGCCTGAGCGCCGCTGCGCTGCTGCTCACCTTCCGCAGCGATGAGCGTGGCCACGCGCAGGGCTTTGCGCTCACCTACCGCG GACCCTGCAGAGAACCCGGTGATGCCCGAGGGCTCCGCCCAGACCCCTGCAGCTCTCCCCGACGGGACCAAT CCCGGGTCTTCTCGACAGTGATGGCCATctcagtgctgctgctgctgctactgctgctgctgctgctgctgtcgcTGCTGCGCCAACGGTGCGCTCGCTGGGGCAAG GAGCTGTCTGCTGGCTCCGGGAAAAGGGTCCCCGGCGTTGAGGCCttcccagggctccaggagaAGCTGGGCCGTGTGGTACCGCCGTCCCCGAGGGGTGGCACTGCCCTGCTCCCCCGAAGACACCCAGGCCGAGAGTCTAGCCTCGAGTTACCGCCCCCTGAGCGCCTCCAGTCAGAGTTCCCTGCGTTCGCTCATCTCTGTTCTCTGAGTCGGGACCTCAAGGGTCCACTGGATCCTCCATCAGTGGGATGGACATCTGTTATGCCGCATTCTACCATGGCTTCCACTTTTTAA
- the KREMEN2 gene encoding kremen protein 2 isoform X1, producing the protein MGTRAPQSLLLLLLFLPMLPPRGASAGSLHSPGLSECFQVNGADYRGQQNRTGPRGAGRPCLFWDQTQQHSYSSARDPQGRWGLGAHNFCRNPDGDVQPWCYVAETEEGIYWRYCDIPTCHMPGYLGCFVDSGAPPALSGPSGTSTKLTVQVCLRFCRMKGYQLAGVEAGYACFCGSESDLTRGRPAPATDCDQICFGHPGQLCGGDGRLGVYEVSVGSCQGNWTAPQGVIYSPDFPDEYGPDQNCSWALGPPGAALELTFRLFELADPRDRLELRDASSGSLLRAFDGARPPPPGTLRLSAAALLLTFRSDERGHAQGFALTYRGPCREPGDARGLRPDPCSSPRRDQCELQPPAWGSRGRDGGPGLLDSDGHLSAAAAATAAAAAAVAAAPTELSAGSGKRVPGVEAFPGLQEKLGRVVPPSPRGGTALLPRRHPGRESSLELPPPERLQSEFPAFAHLCSLSRDLKGPLDPPSVGWTSVMPHSTMASTF; encoded by the exons ATGGGGACACGAGCCCCGCAGagccttctccttcttctcctcttcctcccgaTGCTGCCACCACGAGGGGCCTCCGCGGGGAGCCTGCATAGCCCAG GCCTGTCTGAGTGCTTCCAGGTGAACGGCGCAGACTACCGCGGCCAGCAGAACCGCACGGGCCCGCGCGGGGCGGGCCGCCCTTGTCTCTTCTGGGACCAGACGCAGCAGCACAGCTACAGCAGCGCCAGAGACCCCCAGGGTCGCTGGGGGCTGGGAGCGCACAACTTCTGCCG AAACCCAGATGGTGATGTGCAGCCATGGTGCTACGTGGCCGAGACGGAGGAGGGCATCTACTGGCGCTACTGCGACATCCCCACGTGTCACA tgcccgggtacCTCGGCTGCTTCGTGGACTCGGGGGCACCCCCGGCCCTCAGCGGCCCCAGTGGCACCTCAACGAAGCTCACGGTCCAGGTGTGCCTTCGCTTCTGCCGCATGAAAGGCTACCAG CTGGCTGGCGTGGAAGCTGGGTACGCTTGCTTCTGTGGCTCTGAAAGCGACCTGACACGGGGACGCCCGGCGCCGGCCACGGACTGTGACCAGATCTGCTTCGGCCACCCGGGCCAACTGTGCGGTGGCGATGGGCGCCTGGGCGTCTACGAGG TGTCCGTGGGCTCCTGTCAGGGGAACTGGACCGCACCTCAGGGTGTCATCTATTCCCCGGACTTCCCGGACGAATACGGGCCGGACCAGAATTGCAGCTGGGCGCTTGGCCCGCCGGGCGCCGCGCTGGAGCTCACCTTCCGCCTCTTCGAGCTGGCTGACCCACGCGACAGGCTGGAGCTGCGCGACGCGTCCTCCGGCAGCCTGCTCCGTGCCTTCGACGGCGCCCGCCCGCCGCCGCCTGGGACCTTGCGCCTGAGCGCCGCTGCGCTGCTGCTCACCTTCCGCAGCGATGAGCGTGGCCACGCGCAGGGCTTTGCGCTCACCTACCGCG GACCCTGCAGAGAACCCGGTGATGCCCGAGGGCTCCGCCCAGACCCCTGCAGCTCTCCCCGACGGGACCAATGTGAGCTGCAGCCCCCGGCCTGGGGCTCCAGAGGCCGCGATGGGGG CCCGGGTCTTCTCGACAGTGATGGCCATctcagtgctgctgctgctgctactgctgctgctgctgctgctgtcgcTGCTGCGCCAACG GAGCTGTCTGCTGGCTCCGGGAAAAGGGTCCCCGGCGTTGAGGCCttcccagggctccaggagaAGCTGGGCCGTGTGGTACCGCCGTCCCCGAGGGGTGGCACTGCCCTGCTCCCCCGAAGACACCCAGGCCGAGAGTCTAGCCTCGAGTTACCGCCCCCTGAGCGCCTCCAGTCAGAGTTCCCTGCGTTCGCTCATCTCTGTTCTCTGAGTCGGGACCTCAAGGGTCCACTGGATCCTCCATCAGTGGGATGGACATCTGTTATGCCGCATTCTACCATGGCTTCCACTTTTTAA
- the KREMEN2 gene encoding kremen protein 2 isoform X3: protein MGTRAPQSLLLLLLFLPMLPPRGASAGSLHSPGLSECFQVNGADYRGQQNRTGPRGAGRPCLFWDQTQQHSYSSARDPQGRWGLGAHNFCRNPDGDVQPWCYVAETEEGIYWRYCDIPTCHMPGYLGCFVDSGAPPALSGPSGTSTKLTVQVCLRFCRMKGYQLAGVEAGYACFCGSESDLTRGRPAPATDCDQICFGHPGQLCGGDGRLGVYEVSVGSCQGNWTAPQGVIYSPDFPDEYGPDQNCSWALGPPGAALELTFRLFELADPRDRLELRDASSGSLLRAFDGARPPPPGTLRLSAAALLLTFRSDERGHAQGFALTYRARVFSTVMAISVLLLLLLLLLLLLSLLRQRCARWGKELSAGSGKRVPGVEAFPGLQEKLGRVVPPSPRGGTALLPRRHPGRESSLELPPPERLQSEFPAFAHLCSLSRDLKGPLDPPSVGWTSVMPHSTMASTF, encoded by the exons ATGGGGACACGAGCCCCGCAGagccttctccttcttctcctcttcctcccgaTGCTGCCACCACGAGGGGCCTCCGCGGGGAGCCTGCATAGCCCAG GCCTGTCTGAGTGCTTCCAGGTGAACGGCGCAGACTACCGCGGCCAGCAGAACCGCACGGGCCCGCGCGGGGCGGGCCGCCCTTGTCTCTTCTGGGACCAGACGCAGCAGCACAGCTACAGCAGCGCCAGAGACCCCCAGGGTCGCTGGGGGCTGGGAGCGCACAACTTCTGCCG AAACCCAGATGGTGATGTGCAGCCATGGTGCTACGTGGCCGAGACGGAGGAGGGCATCTACTGGCGCTACTGCGACATCCCCACGTGTCACA tgcccgggtacCTCGGCTGCTTCGTGGACTCGGGGGCACCCCCGGCCCTCAGCGGCCCCAGTGGCACCTCAACGAAGCTCACGGTCCAGGTGTGCCTTCGCTTCTGCCGCATGAAAGGCTACCAG CTGGCTGGCGTGGAAGCTGGGTACGCTTGCTTCTGTGGCTCTGAAAGCGACCTGACACGGGGACGCCCGGCGCCGGCCACGGACTGTGACCAGATCTGCTTCGGCCACCCGGGCCAACTGTGCGGTGGCGATGGGCGCCTGGGCGTCTACGAGG TGTCCGTGGGCTCCTGTCAGGGGAACTGGACCGCACCTCAGGGTGTCATCTATTCCCCGGACTTCCCGGACGAATACGGGCCGGACCAGAATTGCAGCTGGGCGCTTGGCCCGCCGGGCGCCGCGCTGGAGCTCACCTTCCGCCTCTTCGAGCTGGCTGACCCACGCGACAGGCTGGAGCTGCGCGACGCGTCCTCCGGCAGCCTGCTCCGTGCCTTCGACGGCGCCCGCCCGCCGCCGCCTGGGACCTTGCGCCTGAGCGCCGCTGCGCTGCTGCTCACCTTCCGCAGCGATGAGCGTGGCCACGCGCAGGGCTTTGCGCTCACCTACCGCG CCCGGGTCTTCTCGACAGTGATGGCCATctcagtgctgctgctgctgctactgctgctgctgctgctgctgtcgcTGCTGCGCCAACGGTGCGCTCGCTGGGGCAAG GAGCTGTCTGCTGGCTCCGGGAAAAGGGTCCCCGGCGTTGAGGCCttcccagggctccaggagaAGCTGGGCCGTGTGGTACCGCCGTCCCCGAGGGGTGGCACTGCCCTGCTCCCCCGAAGACACCCAGGCCGAGAGTCTAGCCTCGAGTTACCGCCCCCTGAGCGCCTCCAGTCAGAGTTCCCTGCGTTCGCTCATCTCTGTTCTCTGAGTCGGGACCTCAAGGGTCCACTGGATCCTCCATCAGTGGGATGGACATCTGTTATGCCGCATTCTACCATGGCTTCCACTTTTTAA